CATTATTTCATCCAAATCCAAATTGTGAAAGAAGCTTCTTAAAGCTACTGTACCGCTTCTTTAGTTTATTCACCTCATTCTTCAATTTAATTACATTTGTAGAAATTAATATAGGAGAATAAAAGAGAGCGATGTAGAAATTGACAGAAGGAATGAAGAGAACGTGTAAACCGATTGAACTAATAGGGCTAGGATTTGATCTTCCTAGTTAAGAGTTCCCCTAATTGAGCATATGCCTATTTCAATGGCCAGGATACATTATTAATGAACGGCGACGATTAATTGTGAACTAATTGGAgttttctctctattttattttattttatttttaatgatgtATCGACTAAAAATCATGTGTCAACATATCCAAATTAATTCACAAGTAGCTTGAGCCATAACTCTGTATTATGATTCCGCACTGGATCTAGCCACAACATTTTGCTTCTTACTCTTTTAAGATACTAGGTTTTCTCCCACAAAAGTGCAATAACCCAATGTAGACCTTTTATCTGTAGGAGacccagcccaatcagcatttGAAAACACTTCCACTCTTCTGTGACCATGATCACCGAAGAAAAGACCACGACTTGGAGTTTTCTTCAAGTATCTTAAAATTCTGATTACAGCATCCCAATGAGAGGTATGAGAAGAAGACATAAATTGACTTACAACACTCACAGAAAAGGAAATATCGGATCGAGTGACAGTTAGATAATTCAATTTTCCAACAAGCCTTCGATACCGTTTTGGATCATTTAATAGTACATCTTTTGGGTAGAACGGCCATATCATTTCTCCTCTACTTTAAGAGTTGGGGTGCAACATCATGCAATTGTAAACTAAAGACAAACCAATTCTCGGCAAGTACATCATCTAGGTACGTTAAAAAGTTCTTTCCCCTTTTGCCAAAACATtctaaatcaaaaaaaaaaaaaaatgtctttgctCATCCAATTCGGATCCTGATTCCACGCAAGCATAATTTTGTATTTCACCAAGTCACCAACATGATAATACAtggtgtcgcgaccaatttttctgtttggaccacctagggtttggctaatggattattaagtctagacttaattcgggctctcccaagctcataccaattcgcgacttaagttcaagttcttaacatgcaattgattttttaatcatgagtcgccactaatctatttttttggtgggtcgattagaaaccaagtaaagtaacgggagtttcactttactcctacgaactgcAGACTATGGGACGGGACTGATTACATTAGATtcctctaatgccctttcggtacctttctttttattttgaaaaatgtttggcaagcagttttgattgattttaattcaTTAACATATgaagtgatcatgcaggtgcgcaaaccaccaatttaacactcaagaaagtaaatgaataaattgcaggacttacctcatagcaacgaaagcatttgcgttgttagtttagaattcacatcaatgatcctaaatatgatttctaattaacacgcaatttttgttttgttttcacttaattaatgaaaatcatgcaatatgcaatgcatgccactaatttaacatgaaatgatatgacatggcaacatgacttagttatatgacctaagcaatatgacataactaagcatatagtctatcctaagcatgagatgatttattctaaataataattttttttgtattttctatgagattcgaaattaaagaaatgcaacatttaaatatgcaatctaaattaatctaataacctaattctaatgacatgtaatttataactaaataggcctagcaaaaatactaaatgacatgcatcccagtgaatctagccctaatgacgtgcatataacattttttttttttcctaaaagaatgcattttatcataaataattaaactaatttaacctatgacatttttttatttttcaaaaattcatgataaatggAATGCTTTGcccaaatatgcaaataaccctaaagcaTGTGATATTATATCTCAAATATatctcaagataaataaaaacgaTCAAATCCATTCAAAATTACCCCAAAAAGCGACATCACATATCGCCGATCAAGGATAATGTTagtaaaattgataatttgattttttaagccttaaagatcaaaacatcaattttattctcgtttaattaattatttcatctaaaaccttatagatgaaataaaaaccCCTACGGACAAGGACGGGTGATACgttgagattttcaattatgcatgtagagaaataaacaaagaaaccaagatataaaaataaaataagataaaataatccggcctaataaaataaagcaaatctacctaattcgatttttttctttttttaataaaagaaaatcttgaccaCCGGTTTGGGACTCCGGCgaagggttccggcgagggagAGCTcgtcggctagggttccggcgagggcaaaCCGGTGGCGGAAGAGCTCCGGCAACAAGAGGAACGGCGGAGACCGGCGTGGGGGACTCGCGGGTCACTGCCAATTGCGAACAGCAAGTGCTGTGCAGGGGGTTCGGCTCCGAGCGGCGTCGCGGGAGGAAGTCGTGCACGGCGGTCGTCGGCGCTGGGTCGCAGCGAGGGAGCCGGAGGCGCTGCAGCAGAGGATGGAACGGCTCGGCAGGGGCGGCTCGGCGTCGACTCGGGCTCGGGCGGAGCAGGAAAAGGCGGAGTGGCGGTGCTGCTCGTGGAGGCGGTTCAGCAGGGGAGCTCGGGAGGCTCGGTGGTGGCCGGCAGGTTTCGGTCCGGCAGGAGACGCAGCGGAGGTGGTGCAGACCGAGGACCAGCGATGCAGGGACCGGCAGTGCAGCAAAACCctcggagaagatgaacagtagaagtcttttcagttttttcttttttctttttctctttccccctctgcTGCAcgtcccttctctcttttcccttttttttgactttttttgtgtttctttcctCGACGAACCCTAGAGAAGCTCCCCTATGACCGTATGTATCAATAGTGTGGCCTCCCTCAAACAAATTGCACGTGAGGTATTATATAGGTCTAAAAAATGTATCTCTAcggtatatattttttcctttttgttcacgcatgatacccctaaatatatcGTTGAAATATATCCACCTCAAGAATattccttttgtatttttcacatattctatccaaaattttccttttttgctcgAAAATACATCCTTcggtgtatattgcctaaaaatatgaaaagtttgaacggaatatgtgaaaaatcttcccCGCACCGGCAgcctaaaataaaacaaaatgaaaataaaatgcttctaaactatatgccatgtctttttttttttttattttagtaaaaattaacccaaaaattgtgcaaaaatttaggtgtcaacacatggtattcaacaatttatgttccaaaccttGTCAAAAGTTTCCCTCTTGCAAGGCAAGTAAATGTTTCACCTTATTTTCAGCCAAGTAATACGATATTATCCCATTGAAAACGAAAAACGGGTGagatcttctcttcttttcaggAGTGCACGACCAAGAAGTAATCAAACCTCAAATGAGCACATACAAAAGATCGACAACATTGAACACTTCATAGGTGACACTTTTTATTATACAAAGAAGCCattgtgtgtgagagagagatctCTATTATTATGGCTCAAGGAAGCTGGCCGCAATTAGCAACCACGACGGGCTTGGATGTGCGACCGGAGGAAGACCCAACCTTCTCGATGGCCTTGACCACTTCCATTCCCTCCACCACCTTCCCAAACACCACGTGCTTCCCGTCGAGCCACTCCGTCTTCGTAGTGCATATGAAGAACTGGGACCCGTTCGTCCCTGGCCCTGCGTTGGCCATGGACAGGATCCCCGGCCCCGTGTGCTTCTTTATGAAGTTCTCATCTGCAAACTTCGCTCCGTATATGGACTCCCCTCCAGTCCCATTCCCGGCGGTGAAGTCACCTCCCTTACATGAAAGATATATGAAACATTCAGAATATTCTccagatttaaaaattattaggtCCGAGAGGAATCGAAT
The window above is part of the Eucalyptus grandis isolate ANBG69807.140 chromosome 6, ASM1654582v1, whole genome shotgun sequence genome. Proteins encoded here:
- the LOC104449559 gene encoding peptidyl-prolyl cis-trans isomerase 1; translated protein: MPNPKVFFDMTIGGAAAGRVVMELYADTTPRTAENFRALCTGEKGVGRRGKPLHYKGSKFHRVIPSFMCQGGDFTAGNGTGGESIYGAKFADENFIKKHTGPGILSMANAGPGTNGSQFFICTTKTEWLDGKHVVFGKVVEGMEVVKAIEKVGSSSGRTSKPVVVANCGQLP